CCGACACGTTCCGGAAGACGCTCGACCTGTTCACGCGCCAGTACGAGGGCGGCGTGGGAACGCGCCTCGAGGTATCGCGCGGCGCCGCAGCGCTCGCTCAGGCCGCGGCGACGATCCCGGACGTCGAGCGCGCGATCGTCGCGAAGGAGAACCAGCTGAGCGTTCTCCTCGGTCGCAACCCGGGACCGATTCCGCGCGGTGCCCCGCTCGCGGCCCAGACGACGCCGCCGGACCTGCCGGTGGGGCTACCAGCGCAGCTGCTCGAGCGCCGGCCGGACATTCTTCAGGCGGAGGAGTCCATCGTCGCGGCCAACGCCAACGTCGGGGTCGCGGTCGGCAACTTCTTCCCACGTCTCGGCCTGTCGACGCTCTACGGTGGACAGAGCTCGGAGATCGAGAACATCGTGAAGGGGACCGGAAACATCTGGGCGATCGCTGGATCGCTGGCGGGGCCGATCTTCCAGGGCGGTCGGCTCCTGTCGAGCTACCGCTCCACGAAAGCCGCCTGGGAGCAGACGGTGCAGCAGTACCAGGCGACGGTGATCAATGCGTTCGCCGAAGTATCGAACTCGCTCGTCTCGCAACAGAAGCTCCAGGGCGTCCGCGGGCAGCAGGAGCGGCAGGTGGCCGCGCTCAAAGACGCCGTCAACATCTCCCTCGAGCGTTACACCCAGGGCAGCTCGACGTACTTCGAGGTGCTCGAAGCGCAACAGCAGCTCTTCCCTGCCCAGAACGCGCTCGCGCGCACGACGCGGGATCAGCTCACGGTCGTCGTGCTCCTCTACCGCACGCTCGGCGGCGGATGGGATTTGGACGTAGAACAGTGGGCGCCGAACGGGACGCCTGCCACCGCGATGGGAGGACTGCCGTCATGAGCACGCACGAAGAGCCGGATCCGCAGGCCCAGCCACCGTCGTCTCGCGTGACGGCGATGCACCCCGGGATCGCACCCGCTCCGCCGAAGGACCCCAGGCCTCCCGATTCGAAGGACGGATCGGGCCGCACCGACGGGACCCCGAGAACCAGGATCGCTGCCCTCGTGAAACGACCGGCAGCCAGGATCTCCCTCGTCGCTGTCGTCGCGTTCGCCGCGGGACTGGCGTGGTGGATGCTCCGACCGAAGGGCTTGCCGCCGGGCTTCGCCAGCGCGAACGGTCGCATCGAGGCGACGGAGATCGACATCTCCCCGAAGATCGCGGCACGGATACGCGAGATCCGCGCGCACGAGGGCGACTTCGTTACGGCCGGAGACGTCCTCGTCGTCATGGATACCGACGCGTTGCAGGCGCAGCGGACGGAAGCCGAGGCGAAGGCGCAGCACGCGCTAAGCAGCATCGACACCGCAAACAGCAAGGTGAGGCAGGCGGAGGCGGATCGGGCCGCCGCCGAAGCGCTCACGGCGCAGCGCGAGGCGGAGCTCGACGGCGCCCGGCGGCACCTGGCGCGCTCGGAGCGGCTCGCCCCGCGCGGTGTCGTCTCGGAGCAGACCTTCGACGACGATCGCGCCCGCGTCCTTGGCGCGGAGGCGGCCGTCCGCGCCGCGCAGGCGCAGGTGGCGGCGGCCGACGCCGCGTTCGCCACGGCACAGTCCGACGTGATCGGCGCGAAGGCGGAGCTGGATGCCGCACGCGCGACCATCCAGCGCATCCAGTCGGACATCGACGACAGCCTGCTGCGCGCGCCGCGCGACGGTCGCGTGCAGTACCGGCCGGCGGAGCCGGGCGAGGTGCTCGCGGCCGGCGGTCGCGTGCTCAACCTCGTCGACCTCGGGGACGTCTACATGACCTTCTTCATGCCGACGGCGTTTGCCGGCCGCGTGACGCTCGGTGACGAGGTGCGACTCGTGCTCGACGCGGCTCCGCAGTGGGTGATCCCGGCGCACGCGACGTATGTCGCCGACGTCGCGCAGTTCACGCCGAAGACCGTGGAGACGGCCGAGGAGCGGCTGAAGCTCGTGTTCCGCATCAAGGCGCACATCGCACCCGAGCTGCTCCGGAAGTACGTCCGCATGGTGAAGACGGGGCTCCCGGGCATGGCATATGTGCGGCTCGACCCGCACGCCGAATGGCCGTCCTACCTCCAGGTGCGGCTGCCCGAGTCCTCCGAATGACCGACGGCCCACCCGCACCGCCGGTCGCGTCGCTGCGCGAAGTCGGCCTTCGCTACGGCGCGACGCACGCGCTCGAAGCGGTGAGCCTCGACGTACCCTCTGGTCTCATGGTCGGCCTCATCGGCCCGGACGGGGTCGGGAAGTCGAGCATGCTCGCGCTTATCTCCGGCGCGCGGCGGATCCAGGCGGGCACCGTCCACGCGCTCGGCGGTGATATGGCCGATCCGACCCACCGTGCGGCCGTGGGCCCTCGCATCGCGTACATGCCGCAGGGGCTCGGCAAGAACCTATACCCGACGCTGTCGGTGGCCGAGAACATCGACTTCTTCGGTCGGCTGTTCGGGCACGACCGTGCGGAACGCCAGCGTCGAATCGCCGATCTCACGCGTAGCACCGGCCTCGCGCGCTTCGTCGAACGTCCGGCGGGGAAGCTGTCGGGCGGGATGAAGCAGAAGCTCAGCCTCTGCTGCGCGCTCGTCCACGATCCGGATCTGCTGATCCTCGACGAGCCCACCACCGGCGTGGACCCTCTCTCGCGCCGGCAGTTCTGGGAGCTGATCGACCGCATCCGCGCCGAGCGCCCCGGCATGAGCGTCATGGTCGCGACGGCGTACATGGAGGAGGCCGCGCGGTTCGACTGGCTCGTCGCCATGGATGCGGGGCACGTGCTCGCCACCGGCACGGGCTCGGAGCTCCTCGATCGCACCGGGACCACGTCCCTCGAGCAGGCGTTCATCGCACTCCTCCCGGAGGAGAAGCGCCGCGGCTACGAGCCGGTCTGCATTCTGCCGCGCGGGGAGGACGCCGATGCGACCGCAGCGATCGAGGCGGACGGGCTCACGATGCGCTTCGGCGACTTCGTCGCGGTCGACCACGTGACCTTCCGCATCGCGCGCGGCGAGATCTTCGGCTTCCTCGGCTCGAACGGCTGCGGCAAGACGACGACGATGAAGATGCTCACCGGCCTGCTGCCGGCGAGCGATGGGCATGCCTGGCTGTTCGGCCAGCCCGTGGATGCGACCGACATCGAGACGCGCCGTCGGGTCGGTTACATGACGCAGAGCTTCTCGCTCTACACCGAGCTGACGGTCCGGCAGAACCTGTTGCTCCATGCGCAGCTGTTCTCCGTGCCGGCCGAGAAGATCGACGGTCG
This sequence is a window from Candidatus Eisenbacteria bacterium. Protein-coding genes within it:
- a CDS encoding efflux transporter outer membrane subunit is translated as MPVLVAFAPAATGMGFRAPRSRGVETRLVASVLATIVMAGCAVGPNYKRPSIDAPEVTRGQIGPSEAASLADLPWWEVFQDPVLQELVGEAVRQNYDLKTAIARIEQYRQLVGVARADLFPHVGYEGDASRQREFLFPLPNTTFNSFLGEFNLAWEIDIWGRIRRATESAHADYLGAQAFRRGVLLTLVSDVAQAYFELLELDRELEIARLSTDTFRKTLDLFTRQYEGGVGTRLEVSRGAAALAQAAATIPDVERAIVAKENQLSVLLGRNPGPIPRGAPLAAQTTPPDLPVGLPAQLLERRPDILQAEESIVAANANVGVAVGNFFPRLGLSTLYGGQSSEIENIVKGTGNIWAIAGSLAGPIFQGGRLLSSYRSTKAAWEQTVQQYQATVINAFAEVSNSLVSQQKLQGVRGQQERQVAALKDAVNISLERYTQGSSTYFEVLEAQQQLFPAQNALARTTRDQLTVVVLLYRTLGGGWDLDVEQWAPNGTPATAMGGLPS
- a CDS encoding HlyD family efflux transporter periplasmic adaptor subunit, producing the protein MLRPKGLPPGFASANGRIEATEIDISPKIAARIREIRAHEGDFVTAGDVLVVMDTDALQAQRTEAEAKAQHALSSIDTANSKVRQAEADRAAAEALTAQREAELDGARRHLARSERLAPRGVVSEQTFDDDRARVLGAEAAVRAAQAQVAAADAAFATAQSDVIGAKAELDAARATIQRIQSDIDDSLLRAPRDGRVQYRPAEPGEVLAAGGRVLNLVDLGDVYMTFFMPTAFAGRVTLGDEVRLVLDAAPQWVIPAHATYVADVAQFTPKTVETAEERLKLVFRIKAHIAPELLRKYVRMVKTGLPGMAYVRLDPHAEWPSYLQVRLPESSE
- a CDS encoding ATP-binding cassette domain-containing protein, giving the protein MTDGPPAPPVASLREVGLRYGATHALEAVSLDVPSGLMVGLIGPDGVGKSSMLALISGARRIQAGTVHALGGDMADPTHRAAVGPRIAYMPQGLGKNLYPTLSVAENIDFFGRLFGHDRAERQRRIADLTRSTGLARFVERPAGKLSGGMKQKLSLCCALVHDPDLLILDEPTTGVDPLSRRQFWELIDRIRAERPGMSVMVATAYMEEAARFDWLVAMDAGHVLATGTGSELLDRTGTTSLEQAFIALLPEEKRRGYEPVCILPRGEDADATAAIEADGLTMRFGDFVAVDHVTFRIARGEIFGFLGSNGCGKTTTMKMLTGLLPASDGHAWLFGQPVDATDIETRRRVGYMTQSFSLYTELTVRQNLLLHAQLFSVPAEKIDGRVQEMAQRFELADIMDALPDSLPLGQRQRLQLAVAMIHGPELLILDEPTSGVDPVARDGFWRILGELSRRDGVTIFVSTHFMNEAERCDRISLMHAGRVLVSDAPAALTANRAAKTLEGAFIAYLEDAAAEVHEPASAPEPVAPGSPAVVSDRRDVRRRFFDVRRMLSYTDREQLELRRDPVRLTMAGLGTVILMFIMGYGIT